The Gossypium hirsutum isolate 1008001.06 chromosome A13, Gossypium_hirsutum_v2.1, whole genome shotgun sequence nucleotide sequence ATGACAGATTTAACAACTGACTAGAGTTGCTATGTGTAATACATTGCAGTGTCATTAGGTTACAAGTCAGTGGATGAATATTACTCAAATTCATGTAGTTGTCATGTTGTACAACATGTCCGGATCCCTTTGCTTTGCATCCAGGTAGCTTTGTGGGCAGTTCATACCGtgattggttttggttttggtttcaaAAGTTTTAAACATTGATTTTCAGCATCCATTATCCTTTAAATACCTGATTCATTAATGGTGTTTTGCAGGCTGCAAATGATCCAATTGCGCCCATTGAGGCAACTCCTTACTCAGATATCAAGGTAAGTCTAGATCATCCTGTGACTCATTCTACCATACTAAATGTTTACTCAGCATAGATGCTTGACATCCCAAAAACATGTTGGAAAATTCGGAGTAACCTATTCACACTTATTAATGTCTCCATTGACTTCCATAACTAATGAAGTGTACTTTCTGATGTTTTAAGGACAACCCTAACTGCATGCTGATAGTAACACCCCAGGGTGGTCATTTAGGCTGGGTTGCCGGTGATGACGCACCCTTTGGAGCTCCCTGGACTGATAATGTGGTGATCGAATTCCTTGAACATCTGCAAAAGAATGCATCTAAACTCGAATAATCTTGAGCTATGGAGATAGAAAACTCTGCGGCAGGATTCAGAAGGCTTGCATCAAACAAGAACTAGAGTAAGCAAAGAGCATCTGTACACATTGTAAACATCTAATCTTTGAATGTACAATCATAACATGTGAGCTCCATTAGAAAAAAAACTTGAATGATCTGATTCACACTGTTCATGGAGATTAGTGAATCATACATTATGTTCAAGAAATGTGTTACTGAACATCGAAAACGATCAGATGAACTTTGACTGATCATTTTCCAATCACTTCCTTCAATAGTTGATGAACTCAAGGGACTTGAATGCTAATAATAATCCAAAATTTGTTGTATTGTGAAAAGGATATATGTGCTGATGAGAGAGCTTGGCCTTTTCCTGTATTTAAGGagatttagggtgggtttggggCAATGGTGCgatgcggtgcgtttagtttattttttgtctcacgctacagtatctctACAGTgtatctaatctcactgccacTGCTATTTTTATACTAATCGCAGATAATCGCACCGcctatccaaactcacccttataTTGAAATTGGCAGAATCAGAGTTAAAACAGTGTGAAGAACGGAAAGGCAATTAAAGAAGAAAACAGGTGGTGGGATGCATTACTGTGGGAAGAAGAAACTTTTATTGCTTTCAAATTGCAAAATGAGGAACTTGACTCCATGAGTTCTGTATGAGAACTACATAAAATCTTAGCTACaaaaaaatgttattattttCAGTCTACCATGAATCTTTTTCCCTTGATATCCTCAGATCTAAGATGACAATACAAAAGGCGTACCTTGCTTTCTCGATTACAAAGAGAATCGACTATGCTACCCTGCAGAATCACAGCTACAGATGAAAAGATATAAGCCCAACTGTTTGATCAACAGCATCATCCAAAGATATCATCATAAGGAACAAAACCAAACTCTTAGTGTAGCATGAGCTAAGGAGCAAGAACCGGAAAACCCGagaattgataaatttatacatGATGCCTGTTTTAGCATGCTCCTTCCAACTTTTAACCAATTTTGAACTGGAAGCAGAAGGTGCCTAGTGTCTGATGGATGTATTTGGCTACCGTGATGAATGAGCTTGGCAGTTGAAATCACCATCTACTTAATCTTCTGTTTAATGACATGCCGCAATTGGACCTTCTGACTTTCCATTCTTGCCTCCAAAAGTTTTGCCTTAAAACTTTTCTTCTGTACGCCGCGAGGCCATTCAATGCACCCTTTCATCCCCTTCATTATGTGCGGATGACCCGGGTCAGGTGAACTCCAATGTCCCACCAAGTCCAAGGGGCTGAACCCACCATTATCTGACCCTTTATCTGGGGACCTGATACTGCCGTTACACTTCCTTCCATCAGAAAGCCTTCCATTGGTTCCTTCTACTGAGATTACCTTGAAATGTTCTTCATGTTTTGGGACTGATCTCCAAAGCCTCACAATGGGCGACACCTTCTTCAACTGTCTTGCAGGCAAGGAACAAACTTCGCTAATTTCTGTCACTGGGGTATCTCCTTCCCATTCAGTTCCACTCCCAGAGAGATTGCTGTGCCGATGAAACTTATCTGCAGATGCAGCACTCCCTTTCGGTGAATAACTTGGGCCTTGACCCTCAATATGGCTGATAGTTTCCCATCCACTCTCATCTTCTTCAATCTCATCTTTCTGATCACCATACAGATTCGAATGTCTCAGATTACCGtcttttttcatcatattcattTCAGCACTTGCCATATGAACTTTAGAGGCACGGTTGGCTGGACTACATGCAACAGATGGTTCAGTTTCCCTTTCATTGGCCTCAGCTAACGCCACATCTTCGAGAACAGCAAAAATGTCATCAGGGTTTGCCGGCTCATATGCAAATTCCTTGATTTCTTGGACATTAACTGAAGCAGCAGCTTGTCGAAGTGATTCTGCTTCTCTCATGTCTTTCACATCCAGAGTTCCGGTCCTTGACCTTAGAAAAGTATCTAAATCTGCAACAAGCTTGTTCATCTGTGAATACCTTTCTTCAAGTGCTACTTTTGCATCAATGAGCTTCATCTGTACACGTTCTTCACGCCAGACCTCAGCCATCTGCAACATCTTTCTTTCCCCGTCAACTTCGTCTCGAAGCTTCATGGAATCTCTATTTAATGCTTCCACTTCACTCTTGTCTTCTCCAATTTCCTTAGCAAGCTCATCGCATACTTCTTCAATTAGTTCTCtgtcctttctttccttttcataGTCCTGCATATATTGCTTTGCTGATAAACTGGCAGCAGCCAGCTCTTTCACCAATTTGGAACTGACAATCTCGAGTCTCTGCCGGTTTTTCTTTTCTCGATTCAAGTCAGCTTTGACATCATTGACAAATGCACGTATTTTCTCATGCTCTCTGCTTCGCCACGCAGCTCTTTCCTCACTAACTTTCCTCAAgaagtgctcaagtttcttctttGAGGACCAGCACTCAGTTTCAAGCTCTTTGATGCGAACTCGAGCCTGCTCTAGCTCAGCTTCAAGGGCAGAAACAATTGATACTGCACTTACTTGCTGGTCAATACCCTTCATGCGACTATAAATTTGTTGTACCTCATCTGTTGTTCTGAAGCAGACAGGATCCCACTTCGTTGCCCCCTCCATTGCAGagtttgaaaattgaattaaaggccCGACCTTAAAAAGGAGAAAAGTAGCTTAAGATCAGAAGAGTAAGAAAtcaattaattttcatacaaataAATTCTGCATTTATCTGGGACCAAGGCTTTCGCGTTGGTAATATTTGAGATGCCGAAAAGAACAAgaacattttattttctttacaagaTCATCAAAATGGAACCTAACAAATCCCACTAAGAGAAACTATAGAATGCAGGTTCTGCAATGCACGACACATTTGCCGCACGAGTGAGATACCAATGGTTTGGTTCTCTATCAATGTTTTACATATTGATCAGATCATTACAAGTTCAAGATTGAATGATGAAGCTCAAGGAGGCAAGCATACCTTACGCGGGAAGCTGTTCTTTGCAGGAGAGACAGAACTAGGGCTTTGTAACGGATTCTTTGGCTCTGAACCATAGAATTTGTCCTTGTGATGATAAAGAAACGGGACACCGATAAAACGGTTACCAGCCTGCAGAAAATTACAAGGTAATTAAACTCATAAGGTCCTAATaatgaatcaaataataaatcaatCAGGACACAGAAGTATATCAGTAAAAGCAGAGCAAGCAGAAGAACATTCAGATGTAATTTAAACAAATTATCAAATGTATAGAGGATCAAGCAAATAGTAACTGTCAACAAATCTTATAACCCTTTTTCAAAGATAAATATCCATAGAAAGCCTGTAAAATACTACTCATAGAAGCCTCTCAGAATTACAACAATAAAAACCAGACCATAGCTTACAATGACAAGAAACTTCAAACATGATCAATGCATCAAAAAGGTGATTGTCGGAAATGAGCATATGTGCAAtatcaatatataaaaaaaaattaatgtccttttttttaatgtttttaaaagatcTTGCATCTTACCTCAGTACCAATATCCCGGAGATGTATTAATAAAgatgaactttaagaaaaatgaaaagtccATTATATTATACAAAATCATATCAATCATTATAAAGAACATTTTCTTGGGCTAGCAAAAGTAGAAAGCTTCATTTTCTTGGCATGCAGGCAAAATCTAAAAcacttttaaaaattgaaaataacacTTTAACAATGATTGTATTATAAAAGAAGAGCATTATTTTCAGTATTAAAGCTTCAAACTTAAGCAGAAAATTATCCAAACAATCACACTTTTTCATCACATCATTCccattgtaacgaaaataaataaaactacaGATCTTTGAGCCAGAAAAGGTTAAAATATCTCACCTTCAACCCCAACTGATCCCTCCTCCTCTCTCCCCCACCCAGCGTCACCGTCTCTGGCAACTGCAACCGCCACAATCCACCTGCAAGCTTCCTCGCTGACACAGTTGAAGTTCCTTTCCTCCGTCGTGCACGACCACCATCCTCCTCCTCCTCGAGCTCCTTCTCAACTCCACCGCCTTTATCTCTCACTCTCTCCCTTTCCTCCATCTTCCATTTCAACAACGGCGTCTCCGGCCTGCTCCGCCTCCCAACTACCGCTGCACCGACTCTCTTCCACCTCGTGTTCCGTGTCGTCCGCTTCCTCGTCGGCTTGAGATCCGCGTCCGCCGGATTCCTTCCCGAAAATGTCGTCGGTAAACTCATTTCCACTGTCACCTTCTTCACTCCGAAACTCAAACCTCTTCCATCAACATTCCAAAaccaaataacataaaataaagagaaacaaATTTCCAACTTCACGTTGAAAACAAAACAatactttgaaattttagtttgtgaAAAACTCCATTTCTCTTTCGGTGAAGTCTCTGAAAGTGAATGAAGGTAGTGAGAGATAGGGGTGAAAAAAAGCTGAACTAAGACAGGATTAAGAGAGAGAGAGGTTGAGTTGATGTTTTCTACTTTGGTTGTTtctgaaatggagaaaaaaaaaagcagatGTAGTCTAGATGTGTACAAAAATACGGTAATACATTTTACTGTATTTTATACGGTCAACATATAATGTGGAATTAGATACGTTGTCGCTTACTAGCTGTTTGATTACGTGCTTTGTGATTCCAACGCTGTGGACAATCTAAATTGAACTTAGATTCGAAGAAAATATATATTCATGTTAGAATTGTGTTATTAATCCCCGCACTatgcataaattaaattatatatgtattctattttctatataatttttaattttaacataatacTGCAACAATAGTTAAATTCATTATCTAGAATTTTGCTGAATAATATATAGACATAACAAATTGATATAGTATTACACAGTAATAACAcataatattttgaaaacaatccAATTATTGATTGAAAAAACAGTAgggattaaaatttcaattttaaaaaaagttaggAAAAAGTCCATTGATAATTAAAAAGCATGGGAGAGGATAAACCATGTGGCATTTTTAGAGAAATCCACGTGGGATTTGAAATAACAATTATCAAACTTGGTAATTCCTTTCTTAATTATTCCTTTGGAAGCAGACGAATTGAACCCACATGGGGTGGGTTGATGTTCGTGCCTAAAGGAAATTGAATAATATATTATGTCCTTTTTACTTAGCAAATATTAGATctaatcttaattaattaaccCTTCAAACAAGTTAATAGTTATTTTAGATATATATTATAATTGGGAAAGAGTAGGGTTGGACCAATTTTATTATGCTCTAACACAAATATTTTTACTCAGTTTGATGAAGAGCTtgaaattagttaatttttaataaatttaagttgAATCAATTCAATGGGTTTTAGACTTGTTAAAAACAAGCATATAAAAAGAGGGTAAGATTTAAAACTAAGTAATCCAAAGTGATAAGAGTTGCCCCAAAGTTTATGCGGCCAACACTTGTAAGGAAAATTTTTGTCTTATAATTTGTTCGGTATAATAAAAGATTGTGGGGCACCCAAGAACCAGACTTCAATAATATTTGTTCCAAGTGGGGGTTTTCATGGGACTTGTGGTTAATCAATGGCCCACTAGTGTTCCAATGCCTTATAATTAAGCTGCATATAGTAAAGAAAAAGGCAAATCAAATCCTACTTGCTAGCAATGTGCCCAAAAGACTAGGGTACTATCACCCATGGCAGCATTCAATTACTAAAAAACATGACAAAAACACATTTATGATCGCAATTTAAATCCTACCGTCTTTTGTACTAAGAAAACCCCAAAAGATGGCATAAAAAGGAAACTTAGAGAAGCGTGCGACGGTTTGGACTCCATTTGTTAGATGGTGGGCATCCTTTGTGGTCATTTCTAAATGTGTGTAATTGGATAGTCTACACCATCTTCCATCAAGCTGGGAATTGAGTGACAAAATGAGAACGCTATCAAGCTTTAATTCATGAGTTTTGAGCCCGTTCCGTAGAGGAGCCTTTGTGCTAACACCAAATCATCATCACTCTATTTCATTCAAACaaaatcttattttcattatatcCTGCCATACAAGCTAATCTATTCCATCCTAACAACAGTCATACATTTTAAGTTCATCCTTTTACATTTTTCAAACGCTTCTGAGTTAATTATGTTAAACTAGAGATggtaaaaaaaacctaaaatcaaTGGGTTTTGAGTTGATCCGACCCGATAAGATTAgtgtttcattttcattttctttttttgaaatcaaGTTTTTGGTGGAGTTAGATGTTAgtgtttcattttcattttctttttttgaaatcaaGTTTTTGGTGGAGTTAGATCAAGTTTAGCGTAAAATTAccctaattcaattaaaaattcttaaaacttATCACTATCAACTTCATTTTACCACATTTACTATCATTTCACACTAGTTTCTTCCCTCTCTCTATTTAATTTTCCCAAGTTTCCCTCTCATTTTTGTGCCTTATATTTTCCTTTTGtgatgtaatatatattttttatttagtcatcTCAAGCATGATTTTTGTTGCAAATCATGATCATAATAAATTCTatgtttaacaaaaaaaacacaTCAAATTTAATGGGGAGTGatgccaattttttttaatttaatcaatcacatttttaaaaaggaaaaagtttgAACTCAAGAAAAGTTTGAACTCAAGCAGGTTGGATCAGGTATACAATTAATTTTCGAGTTCAAGATTCGAAtgagctaatttttttttaaatcaaagtcGGGTTGAGGTCAGAACATGACGATAGAGTACTGAGTCGGGGAAGGCGGGAAAAAATCAGACCACCTCATTGCCATCACTATACTGAACTGATGTCTAGGGGTGATTAATCGACTAATTCggtctaaaaaattcaataactaaCTTAATCAACTTCCCTTTTTTAAAAACAGGAAAATGAATTGATTTTCGTTTAGACAAAACCAAATAGACATTTTTGGTTGATTCGATCAGGAAACCAACTTAAAccaacattatattttattttttaattgtgaaattattgaGCTGATAATATTGTATTGCTTTTAAGGTAATAAGATTTTGACtccataaaattaataaaatggttattttaaaagaataatgttttttttaaaattaaatttaagatttgAAGATAATATGCTATTAGGTTtagtatttttaagtttaattttttagtaatatgtataaattattaattgattttaatttttcaattttaggcCTTGGATTTGAGTTTATGTAATGAATTGGATTtggatttatataaatatatatatatatattaaattctcttaattcaattaatttgattttagttttttaaaattaaaaatgaatcaACTTAACTGTTTTACTAAACCTCCCAAACCGACCTATACAACCAATCTGACTAAAACTAAAACCAATTGGTTCAgttgatttagtcattttcactcaAATTTTGTACACCTCTCCCATTAACTAATTGGGAGGGTTGTTGCCCTTAATAAATCCATACCGAATTCTACAGGAAAATTCTTACCATTCTTTAAACTCATAAGCGGTGCTATAAAATTTAAATGGACTAGTCAGTGCTAAAAAGAATTTGAAAACATCAAGAATTTTCTCATCTCCCTTGCTTGCAACGCTAAGCCTACAAGAGCCACTCTACGTATACCTCTCCATCGTAGATGAACCACTGGTAACAGTTCCCCTTAAACAATTTCATGACTTATAAATCCTAATATACTACATCAAGGAGAACTAAATTACACCAAGATGGAAAAACTTGTTTACACATTAGTTGGTGGTAGCACACAAGTAATGAGCATATTTCCAAGTGCACCCAATTATCATTTTATCGGATGCCCTGCTGAAAGACATTTTAGAAAAGATAGTTCCTCAAGAAGACTGATAAAATAGAGTGTAGAATTTAGTAAATTTGGTCAACAATTTCAGCTTAGACAAGCAATCAAAGCATAAGCTCTAGTAAAAATTGCACTTCTAAAAATAATGCCAACAACCACACAACACATAAAATAGCTAAGAACATATATCTCGTGATAACCTTAATTTATAATGACATCATCTATCACAATGCAACAAATCCGTATACTGGACCTTATTTGTGGATGGATTATACATGAAGATAAGAGCGAGAGTAGGCATACGAGTCATCTATCCCTAAGGCCAAGAATGAAAAATATTGCCTTGTATTCTCCTTCCCCGCTTCAAATAATGTTTTTAAGTATGAAGCATTGATCATTGGCTTATAGCTAGCTAAAACTGTAGACACGCATGTTATAGCTTCTGTTGATTCGTAATTGGTAGCTCAACAACTCAATGTAAACTATGACATTAGAGAGCCTACTTTGGTGAAATATCTTCAAATATTGAAACATCATGCCACTTGTTTCGACGATATCACTGTTGGAACTTTAACTATTTGGGATACCTTTGTTTCACTCATTGTTCTGACAACACTCGGGACAATATGTTAGGATAACTCTTGGAATAATGAGTTAAGATGGTTAAAGTGAAGTGAATTTGTTGGCATTTTTTACTTTGTTCAACTTGGTTAGTTTTCTATCAACAAATAATTTTTGGATTGAAGCtacaattattttttatcttGCCGATGGATTTTATTTTGAAGAAGAGAAGGGAGAATGGTTAttgattcaaataaaaaattatccttATCTTATTCTTATCTTTTAagtgtatttgaaaaaaaatgagagaCTTGCATATGAAGGAACGTATGGGATAATTATTAAAGATAATTCAAGagataaatttaacttttaactaGGAGTTTTAAGCTTATCAAAATGCTGCTCAAGAGCTCTTGTATCAACTTATAAATAGGCTATTGATCGACTTGCTCTTATGTGCTTTTGGAGTGTTTTTCAATCGAGTGTTGTGCTTTCTTTGCTTTATATTTTTGCACTCTTGTGCTAGGCATTTTATTAGAGTAATCCTTGTTGCATTATGAGGTTGTTTGGGGGTGAATAATTGTAATAATTTAGTTTATTATTGGGGGTGCAATTACCCTTGTTGTAAAGGTAGATTGAGTTTTAGCCAAAAAGTAATCTGGAcaattgttgaataaaatcatCCATTTGGCGAGACTCTACAGAGTAGGATTGATGAATTTGAACTGTGCTAATAAATATCATGTGTTAATTCCTCTATTTCTTACTCTCCTTTTATAATTTGTTTGTTGAATTGTCTTGTTCCACCTTTTGTTGGGACATCAAATGAGGGCATCCAGTAAATTGTGTgctttttcaattaatatcagAGCAAACTTCAAGAGTTGTTTGAAGGTGATCATGTGTTCTATAgcagcccgtttttcagtggtgttggaaacagtggtttcgggaccataattcCAACAAGtaagtcaataaatattatttatttaatatttatgagttaaaaatAGTGTTACAACAAAACATGATTTAATTGATTTTACTAGTTTAGTTGGATAGTCAAGGTACAAGTGGTACATGCCAAAAGTCAGTGgtttttgaaaaatgaggtaCTGGGACCTCGTATTCATAAACCGAGTTcgtaaaaatttttattaagtatttacagagttattatataggtatattgaaatttggtccaaaaaattttgatgtttaatagattaattaaagaaaaagaactaaatcataaaagttgtaaaagttaatcGGTAGTGATTATTATTAGCTAAATGGTTTAAATAGTAAAGTGGGAGGATTTTTGTGACAATCAAACCATAAAGTGTGATAGTGGACGGTATATGGtaaattttataatgaaatttcaaTAGAactaaagttaaaataaataaaacttaaaacatgaaaaaagaaaacatcatcttcttcttttatcttttatgACCGAAACCATAGAAAGGGAAGCTTGGAGCTTTCAGTTTGTTTGTCCATTGCATGTAAGTATTTTAATAGTtggtttttcataaattttatgtttttgtgatcattgtaacttaatctagctagcccagggactattttgtgaaattgacGAAGTTCTAAAAACTtgtcatttttttttcttgaaactttcttgatgtttatgcttgattttaaaatttgatgttaaaataGGACTactttgtaaagtgattttgtatagtttttaagtttaaggactaaattagaagtATGTGAAATTTGGTagggttttcttaaaaaaattcaaaatttaaaggcTGTAGGGAGATGGTTAAAAATTCAACAATATGGGTTCATGAGTTAATTGTGAAAATAAGTGTAAAAGTTTAGGATAATTGTGTAAAATGTCAATAAGTAGTCatctatattaaataattttttaaagtatttagggttgataattgaaataaattatcgtatagatcaagaaccggTAATAAAtcatggaaaagagaaaattgctAACTAGTCCATGATTTGCTATTTCTGCAATTTGGCCGTGGTAAGTTCAAAaggtttaatttaatataatttataatactatttcgacttatgatttatgtgttgttgaatatgtatgtataattAAGTTGTCTTAAATGAATTCAAGGTGAGAAATGTAAAGTGTTACGTGATTTTATGTATTGAGTTGGATGAGtataggataggatacaattagAAAGTTTTGTGCGTTGTACGGGGTTGACTTGTGATAAGATGATAATTCTTAACCTTTTATATACACTGGATATACCGAagtccagcatttgttgcggattaccGAGCTATATCAATAGTGATTCTGGAGTGTTCTAGGGGCAGATGTAAAGCCTACAGGCTTGGCACATAGTGTTCAGGCGTGTTTCtagagggatgttagcctacagGCTAGGCACTTGATGCCCATAAGTGTTCTTGGTTGGATTGGTTGGCTGAGCATTCTAACATGTCTTAGGTGGATAACCAAGTAGTTGTATCTATTTATATCATTCGTCGAGTAGattttaaatggttaaatgtcttgctaatgaattatataaatgtttacATGATTTTCGATATTATAACGTGACTTGGTATTGAATGACCTTGTATAGTTGATTATattgtttaaattatatatataacttaccTGTTGAATGATTATAGTTGACCGGATTAATGTTTATTAACAAAGTTGttaaatgttatgttatgtttatacGGTAAGTTTTATTGTTTTgacctgtgaacttactaagctttattaaaGCTTACTCATGTTGTTTTTCTGTTTCCTTGTAGATATCGTTTTATGAATCGAGTGATTGGATCAACTTgaaaatcacactatccagctatctttcaatagattttgaaaatgtttattttgggatatgtggcatgtaataggagtaaCTTGTGAATGTTATAAGTATTTTCTACAAGTGGTATGTTTTATATTTCTGTGATGTTTTGTATGCTTATAGTTAATAATGTGGTGTTGATCTTGTCATGTAGTAGGAGTTATGTGTTTATAAAGGTGTTTGAGATATCAACGTGGTACGGACTTGTTCATAGAATGATATGGTTGAAATTGCTTTGATAGGTTATTAGCTTGATGGATGGAATGGTATGTTTGATAAGATTATAAACTAGTTGAACTTGTGATTCTTGAATATGAATTTagttttatatttgatttgtgGTATcaataagggcatattggttaggcacataggttgaatgattttggtatgttttaagcttgtttgaatgtgttttgaaggtATGAAAATGGTTGATATTGGTTTGGATTGGCATCTAAGAAATTGGTAATGTTTTGGCTCATTTTAGAAGTCATTTTAGGTGCACACAGgttgtcacacggttgtgtgccacacacggccatgtggcctatTCAATTTTGGTGCAGATTTTATCCCACACGGTCAGAGATTGTTACATGACCTAGACACACAGTCATGTGACCTTATTTCGAATCACACACGGACGGGCATACAGTCATGTGACCTTATTTTTGAACCATGAACggtttggccacacggccatgttccTAAGCCACACGACCTAGACCctgtcacatggcctagccacatagctgtgtgacccctatttgcAAATTTTCTACATTTTCTGTtttatctcaaattaatccctaattgtttccaaattgatttttaggtTCCATAAGCTCGAAATAAGGCCTGAAACCGTATATATGCTATAAATGAGATtgattttgaatatttgatatttaaattaataattgaatggtTTTATGTTGTCATTTGATTCAATAAGTGTCATAATACTTTGTAACTCTAATTCGACGGtagagatgggttaggggtgttacatgttcagTTTGAAGCATGAAAATGGTTTAGACTACATTTGATACATGGTGGGCATTATAACAGTCTGATTTTTAATGGTGCCAAAAAAGGTAGTTTTGGAATGCCATTTCCCTAAATCGGGTTTGTAagtattaaatatgaatatttacagagttagtaaataaaatatgaaagtttagTCTATCAATTTTAtctattaa carries:
- the LOC121212489 gene encoding uncharacterized protein, with the translated sequence MSLPTTFSGRNPADADLKPTRKRTTRNTRWKRVGAAVVGRRSRPETPLLKWKMEERERVRDKGGGVEKELEEEEDGGRARRRKGTSTVSARKLAGGLWRLQLPETVTLGGGERRRDQLGLKAGNRFIGVPFLYHHKDKFYGSEPKNPLQSPSSVSPAKNSFPRKVGPLIQFSNSAMEGATKWDPVCFRTTDEVQQIYSRMKGIDQQVSAVSIVSALEAELEQARVRIKELETECWSSKKKLEHFLRKVSEERAAWRSREHEKIRAFVNDVKADLNREKKNRQRLEIVSSKLVKELAAASLSAKQYMQDYEKERKDRELIEEVCDELAKEIGEDKSEVEALNRDSMKLRDEVDGERKMLQMAEVWREERVQMKLIDAKVALEERYSQMNKLVADLDTFLRSRTGTLDVKDMREAESLRQAAASVNVQEIKEFAYEPANPDDIFAVLEDVALAEANERETEPSVACSPANRASKVHMASAEMNMMKKDGNLRHSNLYGDQKDEIEEDESGWETISHIEGQGPSYSPKGSAASADKFHRHSNLSGSGTEWEGDTPVTEISEVCSLPARQLKKVSPIVRLWRSVPKHEEHFKVISVEGTNGRLSDGRKCNGSIRSPDKGSDNGGFSPLDLVGHWSSPDPGHPHIMKGMKGCIEWPRGVQKKSFKAKLLEARMESQKVQLRHVIKQKIK